The genomic stretch ATATCACTTGATTGataaaagaataaaagcaaCGAATGAAGATGGTTCATGATGCATCATGCATTTAATTTCTTCTTGTCATATAAACATAAGCCAGCAAGAACATGAGCTTACCTGACATGCCGACCATCGCCATAAGCATCTTTTACAGTGACTGAATCTGCATTGAGATGTTCCTTGATCTGTCGAGGCAAATTGCAACATATTAGAGGAAAAATTAATAGCTTTTGAATGAAGATGGACAAGCAGAATCAACTCCAGATTGAACTAGAAACAGATATTACAGGCTATAATAGGGTCTCTAACTTAAAAGAAGACAAGTAATCTGAATTTCGCAATGTGACATTGGAATATCTAAAACTATGGACCAGATTGCCATAAATTCTCTTTCATCATTGTTTTcttcccttctttctttctcatttctttttatgatttctttttcctGCAGATGAGTAGTCCATGTAAGGATTTCTCACAACACGAAAAAATGGCACATTCAGTACTCAACATTgcactttccatttttttctgtGACTTACTACAGCAAGTTCaaatgttgtaatatttgtaaCACCCTTCAACATCAATGGATACATAAATAACATAACCATCCACATCGCCAACTCTTGATGGTGTGAATGTAATTTCTGCATCCTCCTCTTTGCTCTCTGATCTTCAACCGTGGACAGTGACATCACTTTTTCCCCCTTCATTTGCTCTCACAGACATGCGCACTACCCATTCCCCCTCCCCCAGCAGATGagtgcaatatttttttctgcaTCCTGCTATTGCTTCCCCTCTGACCTCCACAATAAATCATGATGGCAGCATTCAATGAGATGAAGTATAATGTTAGCAGTTTTTTATTCCAGAAATTCAATTCAGATGGATATCCATAGCCTAAACGGAGATGCCATTCCAGCatcattattgttttttctAAGCAAGACAACAGGCCTTAACTTTGAACAATTCCCCCTCCCCCAGCAGATGagtgcaatatttttttctgcaTCCTGCTATTGCTTTCCCACTGACCTCCACAATAAATCATGATGGCAGCATTCAATGAGATGAAGTATAATGCTAACAGTTTTTATACCAGAAATTCGATTCAGATGGATATCCATAGCCTAAACGGAGATGCCATTCCAACATCATTATTGTTTCTTCTAGGCAAGACAACAGGCCTTAACTTTGAACAATAGGCTTGCGTGCTTGTGAGAAGCTTGCAAATTGCAATAGGAAACTTTCCAGATCATTTTGGAAAATGATATACCAGCTGCGATGATATGGAAAGGAATGCCAACTAGAGAAGAAGAGACCAAATAAGTGATTCATTTCATTGTGATAACCTTCAAACGAGATTGTCTGTTCTTGGTGATAGTTAACATGTTCAGACTGGAGTATTTGCTTGATCAGGATAAAGAGACTTATAGAGACATTTCTTGTTGTTCTCTATTCTATAGAGACAACGTCTTCTCTTCAGTAAATCTTTTACATATTGCTCATTCTAACACCATTGGCTCTTTTACCCCCCTTCACCAACAAATGTTGGTCAATTGCTCGCCACTACCCATTCTTAAAAAGAGCCCGATAATCATTTATATTGAACTTCAAGACCAATTTaacccatttcaaaaaaaaaaaaaagaaagctctGTGTTTTGATTGAACACAGACATGGAGGACAAGAAAACGAATCTAATTCTAAATCTTAAATATTGATAACCCAAGAAAACAGAACATAATTCCATCCTATTAAGCCCCAAATACTTCAACCACCAAAGCAAAATCGAGCAGAGCTTGTTATTTCTTCTTTCTAGTTCATTTCcggaaacaaaaacaataaaaccacAATACCCATAATCGAATATATAAACTTTCTAGGGATAGCCGTTGCTTATGCTTACCTTATTCTCCATGGACTGCATGAGTGGCGAGTCAATGGACCCAGCATCGTTCACGTGCGTGGCTCGCGTGCTGAACCTCCGACCACCCACCGGACCAAACCCGAATCCGGATGATCTTCCATACCCATAACCTTCTCCAATACTAATATTCTCACTACCATCATTACGAACTCGGAGTTTGCTGCACGTGGCGCGCGTTCTACTCCCCAATCGCACCGCAGTGACAAAGGGTTTTGTTTGCTGAGCTTGTCGGAGGAAAATACTGCTGGCGGCGCGTGACGAGGCTCCAAAGACGTACGGACGCACCATCAGCGTCTTGGTGGCCATTGTTCTTCGGAACTTTACTTTGTTCAAATGTCACGGGCCGATAACAAGACTCGATAGATTAAAAAACAGTTCAATCGTTATGAACCACGTATCATAAGCGAAGTCACTAATTCAAAACTCTTCCTATTTTtatggatatgtcaaaaaaaaaaaatttaaaggttaaaaaaaaaaatctaaatccTTTCTAGTCAAAAATGAACGAGAGATTATTCGGCTAGAATTTATAAAAGTATCAAGTTTATGGCTATAAATGAGACATGTGTctactaattaaaataaaaaaaaaattatttacaataataaaaaaataatggaattgCTGACCACCTCATCTTGGCCATAAAGGGTGGCCGACCAAGGCAAAccttacaattttattttattttttattatttttaatttggctcTTAGGGTGGCCAGCcggtatggggtggccgaagcgaCCCCTTGAGccctcggccacccccaaggcaaaccttacaaattttattttattttatttttttgcccgTAGGGGTGGTGGAAGgcaaaccctacaatttttttattttttattttatttggcctttggggtggttcgaccacccttAGGGCAAAaattgggtggccggccactcctTTGGCGAAGATGGAGTCTTCGGCCatcccattattattatttttaattagtgagACACATGTCCTATTTATAGGTAAAAATAAGGTTTACAATATCAAAAAATgcgattaaaaaataataattttaaagtgTGTAATTTGAATacgtaacttttaaaaatataattaagtgtttaataaaattaagaattcCGTTTTTCAAAAAAGGATCCCTCTCCGGAGCCGGGAACATGAAAAAGGAGGTCCTCCATACAGGGAATGGGAGTTGAAGATGAGCATCACCAAACTGCTGAAGAGTAACAGCAGCATCGGCCTCGATAAATATAACACCCTCGCCAGTACACTCTACTACAAGCTTCCGGCCAGGCCCTTCCCTGAGCCTGCCGGCAAAGGGGTAGTAAAACACTAGCGTTTGCGCAAGTGCCTCTCTAATGACTTTGACAGGGTCTTTCCCATGCATTGAGGGATTATATTTGTAGATTTGTATCATTGGGGCATGAAATTGAAAGCCCTCTTGGTCGTCAATATCAGAGAGTTGTTTGAATTCATGGGGTGTTGGCTTAGCCGGAGCAACCAGCTCCGGTTTGCACCTTCGCACTGAGAATACTAGAGAGCTAGTTGTTGCTCCTGCCATGCCTAGAGAATGGGATGTCTGATCAAATTAGGAAGAAAGGGAAGTTAATTTGGTTGTGGTAGTGTGCATTATGATAGATTTTCGAAGTGGTATTTACAGAGAGAGATGAGGAAGAAAGCATATAACTTAAactataatttaaaataggaatcAATATGGTTGGCAATCAGCTGTGATCgcgacaatatatatattgtttgaaattaaataaaattattttcaaatgtcACTTTCTACATATATTCTCTGTTTTTTAATTGCAAACCAAAGATTTAGATAAATATCGTCGTCCACACAAATCTTATCACATGGTTATAGAAGGTTTTGTGGGAGTCAGCTACGTACCCACTGCCGCCTGTCGTGAAGATTGCCGTCCTATCATTGTTAGAGTATTAATTGAGTCATTCACGATTGTTAGAAGCTGCGTGTTACGTTACTTTCAGTGATTAATTTCTGATCtacatattttcttatttaatagTTGTTGTTGTTTCATGTTTGTTAGCTCCTTTGACTTATGATCAGCCAAATTCTCTTACATAATACTGTTGGTAAGGCCTCATCAGAAACACCCGCTAGTGTGTATACTTTTCATTTAgagttgataatttttgacatgactcgTGAATTTGATatgaattcaatacaaaattatagaaTTAGTGTTGAGAAGACTagcctgtttaattaaatggattggaTTATGATTGACTTATATACTTTAATATCCATATTTTCAACACAACATGAACCCGACATGTGCCATACATTAATGACATGTAATTTTGGACATGATCGACAAACCAAACATGAAtctaaaatgaaatttgagGATTAAGGATAAAAGATTTGacgtatttaattaaattgattgggTTAGAATTAACCCATATAGTCTTATAAACATTCTTCTGACACAAGTCCAACTTGAATTCCCCCCTCCCCTAATTCCATTCTCTCATCAGCAAATTTTGAGTCCCTCTTAATTTATAACCGAAGTGGGTAAATTGGGTTCAAATTTTAGAAGTTTGCCGGCCACGAACTGGCTTGATGAATCTTTATCTTTCCAAGGTTTGTCGGTGGCAAACAAACTGGCACCATTATACCATCCTCTCTGCAGTTGTCCTTCACAGGAATATAAAAGCTTGCCACTCTGGGGAAGCTAGGGGCACGCCCTTGGCTGGCTGGCCCACCATTAGCCGCCATGCCTCACCCAAAGTACACCTCTAAACAACCTGTACGTGTGATATCCAACATAAGGTACGTACAACAGACCCACAATCAATGAGGTCGGGCCGGCCCTTAATCACCCGCCACTAGATTAGCTAATGACTGCATGTACTCTTCTTTTTGACAACTcgaagagaaatgttatttagtattcTCACGTAGAAGACGGTTTTATATGTCAACTTAGCTTATAAGAAGTAAGCTTCAATGCAAGAACTGTGCTTTTACACAGCTACCCCTCAAGAAGTGATTGGCCCAAAAAGGTAGAAGAAAGgctgaattttatttatttttttgctaggATTGACAACATTCATCGACTTTTGGAGGTTCTTCAACTTTGAGGCAAATACCTTGTTCCTAGCAAGATTCACATATTGTTGACCAGAAAATCGAAGTCTTCATCATAAGACTGCAAGAAAGGTTAGAAAAAGCACaccacacatatatataatgccTGTATTACATCCACTCTTCAACACATTTGAGTCGTATTGGCTTcgaagttttgattttttcaggCCACTAATTATTGGCTTGTCAGTCAACAAGCAATCCAACTCCTTGATGAATCTTTCCATGGCTGGAGCAGGCAAGGAAATTGGGACTACAATCCCATCCTCTCCCTTGCTGTTCTTATAAGGTAcgtaaaagcttaagcttaccGCTCCCGCCCCACTTTTTGCTGGTCCACCATAAGTTGCCATGCCCCACCCAAAGTCCACCTCTCTGAACCGGGCACGTGTCACATCTGACACTATATACGAAAGATCGCACCATAGTGAAGTGGGGTCGACCTCTGTTCACCAACATATCAGCACATTATCGCATGTACTCCTCTGTCACCTCGTTTTTCGCCTTCTTCACCAATTCTATAGCGTAATCTAATGGATTCTCACAGAGCTTCCCAGAGGTTGTTACCGCCGCGGGGTACACGAAAACATTACCATAGTAACCAGTCGGTAACGGAGGGTTCAATTTGTTGCCTTCAGGCTCACCTCCTCATCACGATCATGTTGGAGCGCTATGGTACGACAACGCCAAAGGCAGGCGGTGATTATCTCGAATGTGGAGCATTGGCTCAGGTGACGTGGCATGAATCTACGGAGGGTAGACACCTCAATAGGGCCGAAGGAGGAGGAGCGGTGAGCAAAGTCGTCAAGTGAGAGGAAGGTGCCCTTAGTGTTGGCCACTTCGTCATACTCTCGATGTGTGCACGTCACGCTTGTTGGGTCTCTCGCATTGAGTAGGTGCCTTTGCCACAAGGGTTGGATAGATGGAGCACGCACACCATGCGCCATCTCGGCCATAGCCATCATGAACTGAACCAGCCCAATAGCATCACTCATTGTGTGGTTAAGGCGTAGGGCCGGGTGAAGATGAATCCACCAAACTTGAGACGTATCACCTGCCAATCAACACAACAAAAGGGCAAGTAGATGTTTAATTTAGATAGTTGTGAAGTACGTTTTATGAGCTTTAGtaagttttaagagtttttttttttttttttttactttgatttGATAACGTGCATTTTTTAGACACAATTCTTCCAGCTTAGTTGACAATTAATGTGGTTGAATCCCTCAATTAAGCTCTTCCAAAAAGGCAAAAACCACCCCCCCACAAGTACTACTAGCTAGCTAGGGGTTAAATTCTTTATAGTTACATGTTGTTTAACTTAATGCAAAAACAAATGGACCTCTTGGTTTTAAAAGTATGGTAAATGGTACTTATGGAACATCTGATAATCATAGTTGGTCCTTTTATTAATGTTCTGTCCAATAATTTAATAGAGTACCACGTTAAATCAATAAACATGCAACTACAACGTATTTCATATGtctcattaatattatttattttaaaaatattaaggggtgtcTTAAGCCTCCTTTCTGAGGGGTGGCATGTTGGATTGCCATGAAAGTTATTTTGGATCATTATTCATGTTGCATGAGTGGTCTAACACGTTTGACAatgtttcttttcattcttttgttgATTAATTGACTATATATTCAATCGCTTACTTCCTCTATACTTAGGTTCTCCTCTTATCAATGAATTTATTTCACTTACCGAAAAAGTAGACATGTACCTACAACTTAATGTTGTGTTTGAGAAGCCATAATGAGAAGACCAATCTCTTTGGATAATTTGTATTCTAGCAATAAAATCTGAAAGAGGGTTTATGTGCAAGCAGATTATTCCATTCAATTCCCCTTAGACCAAATGTTTGAATGTAGAGTATATGGATGCAATATTTGAAATAGTTCTCATAACTGaggtttttaaaatcgcatttattgaaatcgcaatctcaaacagaccctaaatTAAATTCATGccaaaaagataacaaaaacacaaattaaaaaacagaCATAATAGTtgaatcatattatatatgtctCCTTTATATTCCTTTCTTTATCTTAAACTGTTAAACatctaaacaaaagaaaagaaatgaccCCATTTATTCCATTCAGTGCCAATTCCCTCCGTTACCCTTTCCTTGTTCCCTTCCTCTTAAACTCTTAATCATACTGTT from Corylus avellana chromosome ca1, CavTom2PMs-1.0 encodes the following:
- the LOC132176828 gene encoding protein BOLA4, chloroplastic/mitochondrial codes for the protein MATKTLMVRPYVFGASSRAASSIFLRQAQQTKPFVTAVRLGSRTRATCSKLRVRNDGSENISIGEGYGYGRSSGFGFGPVGGRRFSTRATHVNDAGSIDSPLMQSMENKIKEHLNADSVTVKDAYGDGRHVSIDVIASAFEGQSAVNRQRMVYKAIWEELQSTVHAVDQMTTKTPTEAAAGK